GAGAGGAACTGGTTGCCGAGCCCGTTGCCCTCGTGTGCGCCGGGGATCAGCCCGGCCACGTCGACGAGTTTCGTCGGGACGAACCGCGTCCCGTCGGCGCAGTAGCCGACGTTCGGCGTACATTCCTCGTCGAACTCCGGTGCCGCGCAGTCGACGCGGACGTAGGCCTCGCCGACGCTGGGATCGATCGTCGTGAACGGGTAGGCCCCTTCGGGCACGTCGTTCATGGTCGCTGCGTTGAAGAAAGAGGACTTGCCGACAGATGGTTTGCCGACGAGTCCGATCCGGTAACTCGTACTCATTATCCGTCCGTAGCGCGGGCCGCCTAAACGGGTTTCTGTCCGACAGCGCAGTGGTATGTGTCGCCCTGGCAAATTCGGCCGATCGCTGGGAACGGGCTCGCTCGGCTCGCCGGGACGCATTCGAGTTCGAAAAATCCGATCGGCTCGAATCCGCCGCGGCTATAGTAGTCGTTGAAACGATTTACTCACCGCTCGAGTGCGAGCCGGGAGTGCAATGACGTTCAACGACTACGATACCGAAATCAGGAGACGTGGGTCGGCGGCTCGGCGGCCGTTTCGATGTCGAGTTCGGCGGCGACGTCCGACAGGAGGTCGCCCTTGACTTCCGAGCTCCGCCAGCCGATCTCGGCGACGAGGGGCGGCTCGAACTCGGAGCGGACCGTCTCGAGGCGCTCCGCTTCCGTTTCGACGCGCTCGCGGAGGTACCGCCCGCCGCGGCCGTTCTCGTCGGGGTCCGGCGAGGGCGTGAGTTTGTTGGCGACGAGGCCCCGGACCGTGAGGTCCTTCTCCTGCAGATTCGCGATCGCGCGCTCGGTCTCGTTCAACGACAGTTCGTCGGGGTTCAGGACGAGGAAGAACGCGGCGTCGTCCTGGAGCGCCGACCCGGCGAAGTCGAAGAACTCCTTGCGATCCTGCAACCGCGCGAGGACGGGGTCGCCCTCCATGACGCGGCGCGGTTCGTTGCTCCCGACGGCGGCCTTCTCGAAGAGGTCGATGCTCGTCCGTCGCTTGTGCATCAGTCGGTCGATCCACCCTTCCAGCAGGTCGGGGAGTCCGAGGAGCCGGAGCGTGCTCCCCGTCGGCGAGGTGTCGAAGACGACGCGATCGTACTCCGCCGCGTTCCGCATCACGTCGACGAACCGATCGAACAGCGCCGATTCGTAGGCGCCGGGGGTTCCGTGGGCCATCTCGAGTTGTCGGTTGATCTCGTTGACCATCGAGGCCGACACCTGTTCGGAGAGGTCCTGTCGGATCTCGTCGAGGTGGCGGGTCACCTCGTCCTCGGGGTCGATCTCCATCGCGTCGAGGCCGTCGATCCCCTCCACCGATTGCGGCGAGTCGTCGAACGGCTGGTCGAACACGTCGGTGACGGAGTGGGCCGGGTCGGTCGAGACGACGAGCGTCCGCTGGCCGTCGCGCGCACAGCGGAGCGCGTACGCACAGGAGACGGTCGTTTTGCCGACGCCGCCCTTGCCGCCGAAGAAGACGAATGGCTCCATCAGAAGTGGTACTGCTGTCCTTTGCGTTCGAGATACGTGCTACGATCCCACAGCCGCCGCTCCCACGATTCGAACTCGTCCTCGAGGTACGGGAGCAGTTCCGCGGTGTAGTAGGAAACCGGCGACGGAATCCCGAACGCGTCCGGGAAACACGCCAGAATGAACGCGTCCTCGGCGTCCTCGGCTTCCTTCTCGATCTTCTCGTACGACGGGTGTGTGATCATTCCGTGATAGAGCCCCCGTAACCACTCGTCGAGCGTCTCGCGAAACGCTTCGATCCGGTCGGCCAGATCCATGCCAGTATCTGTGTATCGAACGCTAAAAACCCTCGTGGATCGCTTTCAAGAGGCTCCGATCCCAGTGTCCGGACATGGAGACGAACACGGACGACGACATCCCGGTCACGATCCTCTCTGGGAATTTGGGTGCCGGGAAGACGACGCTTCTCAATCACCTGCTCTCGAACGCCGGCGATCGGACGCTAGCGGTCCTCGTCAACGACATGGGCGAGGTCAACGTCGACGCCGAACTCGTCGCCGAAGGCTCGGAACTCGAGCTCGACGACGGCGTGACGGAGCTCTCGAACGGCTGTATCTGCTGTGAACTCCAGGACGATCTCGAGACGGCCGTCGTCAGGCTGGCCCGCGACCGCTCGTTCGACCACCTCGTCGTCGAATCGTCGGGCATCTCCGAGCCCGCACCCGTCGCGCGGCTGTTCACGACCGAGTCCCGCGTCGCCGCGCTCTACGACGTCGACACGCTCGTGACCGTCCTCGACACGCCCGCGTTCCTCGAGGCCTTCGCGGGGGAGGAACGACCCGAGCGTCGGGGGAGCGAGGACGACCGGCCGCTCTCGGACCTGCTCGTCGAACAGGTCGAGGTCTCGAACCTCGTCCTGCTCAACAAGGCCGATCTGTGCTCCGAGGGGGAACTCGCCGAGGCCGAGGAACTCGTCGGTGCGCTCCAGCCCGACGCGGAGACGATCCGCACGGAGTTCTCGGCGGTCGATCCGGACCGACTACTCGGCGCCGGCCTGTTCGACGCCGGCCGAGTGAACGACCTGCCGGGCTGGAAACGCGCGCTCGAGTCGGACGACGGGCACGAGCACGATCACGGACACGACGGGGACGACCACGGCGGCCATCACCACCCCGACGAGGTATACGGCGTCTCGTCGTTCGTCTATCGGTCGCGACGGCCGTTCCACCCCGAGCGGTTCGACGAGTTCCTCCGGGAGCTCCCGCGATCGATCGTCCGTGCGAAGGGGACCGCGTGGCTCGCCGACAACGAGATGCGCGTGACGATCGCCCAGGCCGGCCCGTCGATCAGAGCGACCGCGCAGGGACCCTGGATCGCCAGCCTCCCCGAGGTCGAACGCGACATGTATCGATCGAACCGACCGAACCTCGAGTGGCACGACGAGCACGGCGACCGCCGGACCGAACTCGTCTTCATCGGGACCGACTACGACGAAGGAGCGCTTCGGACGGCGCTCGAGGACGCGCTCGTCACTGACGACGAGTGGGAGACGGATTTCGACGGGCCGTTCCCGGACGAACAGGGCGAGGAAACGGTCGTTCGAGAGCCGTAACGACGGGTCGAGTTCGAGCGACAGGCGGGGAGCTCGATTTCTGGGGATGAGGGGGAGAAAACGGAGACCGATCAGCAGGCGCAGTCGCGACCGCTCGAGCGTTCGAAGCGCATCTCGTCTCCGCAATCCGGACAGACCGGATCGCCCTCGAGGTCGACGTCCCTGATCCGAACGGCGCAGTCGTCACACCAGTAGGCGCCTTCGGAGCCGTCGTCGGGGCGGCCCTTCGGCGAGGGCGACGCGAGCGCCGATTTCATCGATTCGATGAGTCCCATAGTCGACGGTTCACCTGTGGCGGAAATAACGTTGTGCTACTGTGTGTCAGAGACACACGACCGCGTACTTGCAACCAGTTCGGAATCGGTTCGCCGTGACGGAGTCGGTCATCCAACGACGAGCGGCACTGCGAGCGCGATCAGGATCACCGTGAGGATCGGAATCAGGTAGAACAGTCGCTCGGCGCGGACCGCCGACGGCACGCAACCGGCCGTCTCCGGACAAAACGTCCACACCTGTCGATAGAAGGCACCGATCGCGACGACGGCGAACAGCGCCGCGGAGAGTCCGATCGCGATCTCGAGTGACAAACCGAGCGCCTGACCGTACAGCGGACCGAACGACAGCAGGACCATGAAGGCGAGCCCGACAACCACGAAGAAGGGCACGGGATCGACGTGAGAGCCCTGACGGTTTCGCAGGTGCATACTGGTCGTTGTCCGCCGAAGGACAAAGAGCTATAGCATGTTTTGATCGCCCGAATTCAGCGCCCCGGTTCACGGAACGGACGGGGAGAACAGCGAACAGTATAAGTGGCGGTGACGACCTCTCCCTGTATGAGCGATGGTGACACCGAGCGAGATGATGACGGGTTCGAGGCCGGCGTGTCGTCTTCGCAGGGTGACCCCCGCGTCCTGATCGCGATGAACGTCGTGCTTTCCACGCTATTCGCGTGGTCGATCGTCTGGGGGCTGTCGTTCATCGGAGCCGTCGAGTTCGGGCTCATCAACGTCGCAACGGCCGCGATACTCCTGTTCGCGATGACGTATCTCGTGACGATGTCGTAGGCGGTGTCGGCCGGAATCGGACTACCGCCCGTAAATCAGTCGTCGACCGAAGTCGTCGAGTCGCTCGCTGACGCGCCCGGCCCAGGCACCCGGCGATATCCGTCGAAGCTCGTCGTCCTCCACCTCGATGGCGGACTCGCCGAACGGGTCGCGGGTTCCTTCGCCGTCACCATCGCCGTCGTCCTCGCCGGACGACGCGACGTCGACGACCGTCGACATCGAACACCGGCCGCAGCTTTCGGTCTTTTTGCCTCCCATGTGAATCCCTTGCACGAGAATACGTCTCCGGCGGCTAAAATCTACCGACCGGTCGACGGGGACGACAAATGGCCGACCGTATCGGGAACGGACCCACCGACGAATATTTGATACCCCGACGGTAACCGGTGGTATGAGAGATTGGGTCATGGTATCGAAGCGAACGGAACGGCTGCTAAGCCCCGAACGAACGCCGTCACGGCCGCAAGCACGCGATGAATGACGAGGCGACGCCGGCGGAACTCCCGGCCGAGATCCGCGAGGCGGTCCCCGACTGGGAGGACGAGTATCTCGACCGGGTCTCCGACCGGCTGATGTACAACTACGACCTCGAGAAGGACCGTCGCGTCGCCGGCGAGCGGTGGGATCTCTACGGAGAGATGCGCGTACTCAGCCAGAAGCAGTTCTTCCACCCGTCGCTGAGTTACGGCGATCACGAGGCCGAAGAGTACCTCTTCGCCCGGCGCGAGTCGCGGCCGACGGTCGCGGAACTCGAGCGACTCGTCGAGCTCGGCCACGACCTCGCCGACGAGCACGTCGTGGCCGACGAGGAACATTTCGGGACGGACTTCACGTTCGTCCTCGTCGCCGACGAGATAGCCGACGACGTCCGCGAGTTCGTCGCGGACTTCCGCGACCGCACGTTGCTGAAGTTCGGCTACCACGGCCACTACGAGATCAATCTCGTCGTCGTCGCCCCGAAATCCGACGACCACGTCGGCAGCGAGGCCGCCGACGTTCTGGAAGCGTTTACCCTCTGGGAGGACGTGAGCACCCCCGACGAAGGGATACTGTCGCGGTTCGCGAAACGGTTCTGGCAGTAGGGCTGCTCCGACCGCCTGCGGAGAGCGACTCACGAGGATGTCGGCGACGAACTCGGCTATGTTCTCCAGATCGCGGGGCCCCTTCCAGGAACCGAGGCGGAACTCGTCGACGGCATACCGGAAGCGTTCGAACCGGCCATCAGAACGCGGTCGATTTCCCTCCCGTTGCTGTTCGGTACTGCCGTCTGTCAGCCAGGTGCGCAAAGAAAACGAACGGCGATCGATCGATGTTAGTCGTCGCTCGGTTCGGCTGCGGGGGTCTCGGGTCCGCGACGGACTGACTGAATGTTATTGTATCCGAGTCTGACGAGTGCGAGTGCTAGACCGATGAGAACGAGTCCGAGAACCATCTGCACGACCGCGGAGGCCTGCGCACCGAGGGTCCCCGCGCCACCCTGAATCAGGTTCAGGTAGAGGTTCTCGTAGAACACCAGGATCGACAGCCCGAGAACGGTGATCGTGACCATGATCGCCATCGGGACGCCGGTGGAGACGAGCTGTTTGTTGTCGTCCCAGTTGGCGAGCCAGACGGTCGCGGTAAGCAGCGCCAGCGCAGCGAGCAGCTGGTTCGCACCGCCGAACAGCTGCCAGAGGACGACCCACTGGCCGGAGATGACGAGCAGGTACGCGGGGACGATCTGCACGATCGGGTTCGTGTATCGGCCGCGTGCGATCGACCGCGGATCGAGGTTCAGTCCCGTATCGGTCCGCCCTGCCGGCGTCCCGACGATCTCTTCCATCATGTAGCGACCGAGACGGACGGCCGTGTCGGTTGACGTCAGCAGGAAGCTACAGAGGACCAGCGCCATGAACACGGCACCGACGGACTCTGAGACGCCGAGGCTGGTGAGGATGATACCGCCACCCTCTGCGAAGTTCGGAAGCGCGGCACCGATCCCGCCCGCGGGATCGGCGAAGCCTGCGACTGCGAGCGTCGAAAGCGCGACTGCCGCGAGAAGGCCTTCGCCGAGCATTCCGCCGTACCCGATCAGACGGGCGTCGGTCTCGTTATCGAGCTGTTTGGCGGTCGTCCCGGATGAAACGAGCGAGTGGAAGCCGCTGATCGTCCCGCAGGCGATCGTGATGAACAGCAGCGGGAACAGCGGCGCGAATCCGGCGGCCTCGACGCCCCAGAAGCCTTCGAACGCACCGATGGAACTGTCGATAACGAGTGGCTGGGCCGACGTTCCGAGTATCGTCCCGACGATGATCGCGACGATCGCTCCGCCGACGCCGGTGTACAGCAGGAACGACGACAGGTAGTCGCGCGGTTGGAGCAACACCCAGACGGGCAGTGCGCTCGCGATCGCCGCGTAGACCATCACGACCGGAATCCAGCCCGCAGTGTTACCGCCGAGTGCGGCCGCACCGGGCACCCAGTTACCGGCACCGCCGAGCAGGACGATCGTTCCGGCCGGGTAGTCGCCGGCGAACAGCGCCAGCGGGTACTGAAGCCCCACCCAGACCGCTGCGAAGACCCCGACAACGAAGACGATCGTACCGGGGATGAACGGCCCGTTGAACTGGTACAGGTAGACGCCGAACGCCAGCGCCAGCCCGATGTAGAGCAGCGAGGCCGTCACCACCTGCGGATACGCGTTGAAGACGATCCCCACGACCAGCGCGAACACTGCGACCACGAGCATGATCGTCAGGAACGCGAACCACAAGAGCATGTTCTTGCCGCCCTTTCCGACGTACTCGCCGATCATGTAGCCGATCGACTTCCCTTCGTGACGGAGACTCCCCGACAGCGACACGAAGTCGTGAACGGCACCCATCAGCGGGTTCCCGAGTGCGATCCACAGCAAGGCGGGCACCCATCCCCAGATAGCACCGGCCGTGATCGGTCCCACGATCGGTGCCCCACCCGCGATGCTCGAGTAGTGGTGGCCCAACAGAACCGGTTTTTTCGAGGGGACGTACTCCTGTCCGTCCTCGTATTTGTGCGCCGGTGTTTCTGCCTCCTCGTCGAGTTCGACGAACTGCGTGAGGTATCGAGAGTACCCCACGTAGCCGACGGTGAAGGTCACCAGTACTGCCGCGATGATCCAGATTACCTGTGTCATGTTACGTCTACGCAGACAGAGTGGGCCCAATGACCTTAATTGTTATTTGTCTTTATTGGTGGTTTTGCGTGTATTTTTTAATCCCATCCCGTACACGGATGGTAAATTACGTCATCGAAATCGAGGGACAAACCGTTCCGAAGCGGTGTTCAACGCCTGTTTTGACGATTTTCTTTCATACGTAAAAACTGATCAATCGTCCACAGTGATCGGGCCGACGGCGGGTTCCGACGGGCGAATGAGTGCACGCTATCACCGACCGCTGGGAGAGGACGGGACGAACAAAATCCGTGTATTCCTGACTAATCGGAATCGAATCCATATAAGACGTCCACTGTTCCGGTCTGCGTCTCAAATCGTATAACACACTCACGGACGAGTATCGATCAGGGAGAGGACTGGTCGAGAACGGCTTCCAGCGCGTCCATCGTCCGGTCGACCCGATCGATCCGTGCGTTGTGACCCATGTGACCGACTCGAAGCACGTCGTCCTCGAGGTCACCGAGCCCGGTCGCGAGGACGATATCGTGTTCGTCCGCCATCGACTCCTGTAGCCGACCGGCGTCGCCGTCGACCGCGAGCGCGGTCACGGTCGGCGACGACCGCCCGTCGTCCGGATAGAGCGACAGCCCGAGATCGGTCGCTCGCTGGCGACACCGCGTCGCGGCCTCCTCGTGGCGTTCGAAGACGTTCTCCAGCCCCTCCTCGAGCAGGAGATCGACGGCCGTCTCGAGACCGTACAGGTTCGACGACAGGTGCGTGTAGGGGAACCACTCCTCGGCGGCGGCGTCGCGCCACGGCTCGAGGTCCGTGTAGAGGCCGTCCGTCTCGAAGGACTCGATCTTCGCCCAGGCGCGGTCGCTGACCGAGCAGACGGTCAGTCCCGGCGGTGCGCTGAAACACTTTTGCGAGGCACCCAGACAGACGTCGATGCGATCGGTCGGCACCGGAACGCCGCCGAGCGAGGAGACGGCATCGACGACGCTGATGACGCCGTGATCCTCGAGTACGTCCAGCACTGGTCCGATATCGTTCAGGACGCCCGTCGGCGTCTCGCAGTGAACCATCGTGGCCACGTCGAACGAGCCGTCCTCGAGGTGGGACTCGACCGCCTCGACATCGATCGGGTCCTGCCACGACGTCGTACAGACCTCCGCCTCGCCGTCGTACATCTCGACGAAGTCGGCGAAGCCCTCCCCGTAGAGCCCGTTCGCGATGCACAGGACCCGATCGCCCGGCTCGACCAGCGACGCGATCGCCGCCTCGAGCCCGAGGATCCCTTCGCCGCCGAGGATCACGATGTCGTCGTCGCCGTAAATCGCCTCGAGTTTGTCAGTCAGCGTCCGGTAGAACTCGAAGAACTCGGGCTCGACGTCGGGGTTCGACGTCGGCTCGCTCATCCGTTCGCGGACCGCCGGCGGTACCTCGGTCGGACCGGGGGTCATGCGGAGTCGATCGTCGGTCATACGGAATCCACCGGCGTGTTCGTGCATAAATCGCTCGAGGCGCGAAGGCCGCGGTATCGTGCTCCTCGGCGATGGAACGCAGCGGGTTGTAGCCACTGAAACGATTTCCACACGAATCACAACGCATTCCTGCGATTAGGTAGGCAGTGAGTTTCAGTGGCTACTATCCTCGTCGGCTGTCGGCAGCGTGAACGAGAACGTCGACCCGTCGCCGGGCTCGGAGTCGACCCAGATCTCCCCGCCGTGTCGTTCGACGATCCGCTCACAGAGCGCGAGACCGATTCCCGTCCCGGAGTGTTCCTCGCGACTGTGGAGCCGTTGGAACACCTCGAAGATTCGCTCCTGATCGGACGGGTCGATGCCGATACCGTCGTCGGCGACGGACACCGTCCATTTCGTTCCGTTCCGTTCCGCCGAGACGCGTATCCGTGGCGGTTCCCGCCCGGTGTACTCGATCGCGTTGGCGAGCAGATTCTGGAACACCTGCCGCAACTGCCGCTCGTCACCCCTCACGCGCGGGAGCGACTCCGCGGTAATCTCGGCATCGGTACGCTCGATTTTCACCTCGAGGTTCTTGCTGGCGTCCTCGAGAACGCGCTGCAGCGACACTGGCTCGAACTCGTTCCCCCGGGTCTCGACTCGCGAATACTGGAGCAGGCCGTCGATCATGTCGCGCATGCGCTCGGCCCCGTCGACGGCGAACGCGAGGAACTCCTCGCCGTCCGCGTCGAGTTCGTCGCCGTACCGGCGCTCGATCAACTGCAGGTAGCTGGAAACCATTCGCAGCGGTTCTTGCAGGTCGTGGGACGCCGCGTAGGCGAACCCCTCGAGCCGTTCGTTCGATTCCTCGAGGTCGGCGATCAATTCCTCGAGTTCCGCCTGATACTGCTGGCGTTCGATCGCCTCGGCGAGGACGTTGGCGACGCTCTGGACGAAATTGACGTCCTCGTCGGTGAACCGTGCGGTGTCAGTATCGTGCGTGCCGAGGATCCCCCACGGGTCGTCGACCGGGCCGATGATGGTACTGATACCGCTGCGGACGTCGTGGCTCGTCAGCAACGCGGGGCCGCTAAAACGGGTTTCCGTCTCGAGGTCGGCGACCACGATCGGCTGATCGCTTTCGAGCGTGTACGCGGCCTGGGAGTCCGACTCGTCGGCCGATACCGTTTCCTCACCGACGAGACCGTCGCGCCAGCCGACGCCCTGCCGGAGCAGGAGTTCAACGGCCACCTCGTCGAGGTCGAGTACCTTGCAGTACTCGTTGTCGAGGACGGTAGCCACCTGCCTGGACGCTTCGTGCATGAGCTCGTCGAGGTCGTCGGTCTCGAGGGCGAGCTGACCGAGATCCGCCACGACCTGTTGCTGGTGTGCCCGCCGCTCGAGCTCCCGCTCTCGCTCTTTGCGTTCGGAGAGATCACGACCGATGCCCGCAAGCACGGGCTCGCCGTCGGGGCTCTCGAGGGCCGTGGCAGCGAATTCGTAGGGAATCCGCTCGCCGTCCCTCGTTCGGAGGTCTGCTTCGAGCTGCACGCTCCCGGTGTCGAATCCCTCCGCGATCGCGTCCGCGATCCGGTCGTACTCGTCGGGATCGAAGAAATCCGCGGCGCTCATCGACGCGACGTCCGCGTCAGAATACCCCGTCACCTCACAGAGGCTCTCGTTCCAGCGCTGTATCGTGCCGTCTTCCTCCACGACGTAGAAGACATCGTGGATGGCGTCCAAGACCTGTGCGGTGTACGCGCGGTAGTGCTCGAGGCGCTCGTTGGATCGCTCGAGTTGCTCGTTTGCCTCCTCCAGTTGGCCGACGATGGTCTCCAGTTCCGACCGCGTGTCCTGGAGTTCTCGGTTGCGTTGCTCGAGTTCTCGCGTTCGCGTTTTGGCCGCTGCGTTGTGGATGCCGGCAGCGAGGCCCGCAACGCTGGCGAGCGATGTCAGAATGACGACCGCCGAGGGATCCTCGATGGTCTCGCCGGGCTGGAGACTGTACAATGCGAGGACGGCGAGCATGACGCCGAGCCCGCTGAGACTCCACGTTGCGATAGCGCCGTAGAAACCGTCGTGGATATCGAACGCGGGCAACCGGTACGCGAAGTAGATGAGGACGACGCCGGGACCGGCGATGAGCAGCAGATCGATGAGGACGCTCTCGAGCGGTGTTCCAGCCGTGATTCGCGCGAGGGACAGGACTGCAGCGAGCACGACGAAGATCATCCCGAGGGCGATGATACTGCGTCGTCCGCCGACGACGGAGACGGGACGGCTCCGATCGATCATTGTCGTTGTTCAGGTGACTGCCGGTATGAGGGTTGTGTTCGAAACAGTGATCGCAGTCGGATGCCGCAATCGTGGCGGACGACGGGAGCCACCGAGCGTCCCTTTCGTCGCTCATCGACGGACCCGACGTCCGTGATCGCCCTCGGAACTGTGCTCCGAGCGACGGGAAAACCGGTATCACGCAGTTCGTCGTCGGTTGCACTGGAGAGCGCATGACCGATTGCAAGACTCAGCGTCGTGTGAGCGAGCGGCGAATCGAACATCCAACGTTCGCGGCCCTGTACGATCGGTGCATGCCGGACCGGTTCCTGATCGGTCGTCACCGCGAGTACCTCGCGGACGGCCTCTCCGGGCGCGTCCTCGACGTCGGTTCGGGGAACGGCGCGATGATTCCCTACGCGGCCGACCTCGGCGCCGACGGCCTCGAGTACCACGCGATCGAACCGGATCCGCACATGCGACGCCGTGCGGCCAGCACGGCCGAACGCTCCGACCTGCGGGTTCACCTCCGTGGCGACCGCGCGGAGTCGCTGCCGTACGTCGACGATGCGTTCGATACCGTGCTCTCGGGGCTGGTCTTCTGTACCATCGACGATCCCGACGCGGCACTCGAGGAGGTCGCACGGGTAGTCAAGCCGGGCGGCGAACTGCGATTTCTCGAGCACGTTCGCGCGGACGGCTGGCGGGCCCGGGCACAGGATCGTCTGGATCCGTTGTGGGAGCGCGCCGCCGGCGGGTGCCAGTTGAACCGGGAGACGGTCGAGCGGTTCGTCGGACACGACGCGTTCGACGCGCTCGAGATCGAACGCATCGAGTTCGGCGTGTTTCCCGCGACGCCGATCGTTCGCGGGCGGCTCAGACGGCGGACCGAAGGCGCTTCGCTCGGCCAGCGCGCGGCCGCTCTCTTCGGGACCGGGTGACCTGCCGTTCTGCAGGGGGCTGGGCGACGGTAGAAACGGTTCTCTCGCGTACTGGTTCGAGAGCCGGGTTCGTGGGGGTACTGGCCGACTACCGATCGTCGGTACTCGACTGGACCGAACCAGTCGCCGTCAATTTTCAACTGCTGAGTACAGTCAGTATTTCTTATACATCCGCTGTCGGTTGTCGAGATACTGTCCATGCATCGCAAAGGGACTCGGCGCTGGCAACGGACCGATCGGCGGTCGTACCTCGCGCTCGCTGCCACGACTGTTGCAGGGACGATCGGTGCACCCGAACCAGCCGTCGCGGCATCGACCGAGGAGTACGAGACGGTCACCGTTCCCGCGGGCGAGCGCGAGATCGTCCGGGTGAACGACGGCGAGACGTTTGAACGCGTTCTGTTCGACGTCACGGCCGACGGTGCCGCGGTGACGATCGTCGCCTACGGTACGGACTGGACCATCCGAAACGTCGCGGTTCGGGGCCAGGTCGACATGGGGGACGAAACGGTGATCGGGGCGGCCGACACCGGCGGCGGCACCTCCCGCATCGAAAACGTCTGGCTCGGCGACGGGGCGGTCTACGAAGAGAAGGGCGGCACCGGAATCTGGGTCAGGCCGGACCACGACGGCCACCTCGAGATCGATCGCGTGAACGTCCAGAACATGGGCGACAACGCCTTCTACTGTTCGGCGCCGGGTGCCGGCGGCGGGGGGACGGTCGCCCTGCGGAACTGCTACGCGGCGAACTGCTGGATCTCCCACTGTCGGCTCGCCTGGGGGATCGTCGACAACTGCGTCGCGGCAGTAACCGACGACCGCCAATACCGGCAGGGACGGGGCGTCTGGGCGTGGCCGCCCGGTCCGGTCCTGGTTCGGGACTGTCAGTTCGCGATGAACGGGGAACACTACTCCTTCGTCCCCGGTGCGAACGACACTGGGAGCGACATTTACGTCGACGACACGCAGTGGGACGACGATTTCCACGGCGGCTGGACCGACCACCACGGCGGGACGGTGAGTTTCGGGAAGAACACCGGTACTGATCCGCAAGACGTCGTTCCCGATGGCTGTCCGACGTCGGTTGCGGCGGCGCTCGAGCCGTAGCTCGCCCCGTGGGTTCCGTCATCGAATCGTGTTCGGAATCCGTTCGATGACGTCTGTCGCGACGACGCCGGGTCCGTACTCGGCCGTGGCGAGTTCGCCGGTCTTGCCGAGGATCCACGCCCCGAGTTCGGCGGCTTCGCGGCGATCCATTCCCTGCCCGAGCAGGGACGCCACGATACCGGCCATCGTATCTCCGGTTCCGGCGACGGTCAGCGCCGACGTTCCGGTCTCGTTTTCGATCCGTTCGCCCGCGGCGACGATCTCGTCGACGTCCCCGGTCAGAGTGATGACTCCCCCCGTCTCCTCGGAGAACGTCTCGAGCGAGCCGTAGGCCTCGTATATCGGGTCGTCCTCGGAGCCGCTGGGCGTCAGGATGGCGTTCGAGAGGTCCGCCTCGAGGCCGGGTTCTATCGCCAGCGCGTCGATGACGACGGGAATCTCGATGCGGTCGACCGCCTCGCGGACCGCGTCCGGATCGGCGTCGACGAGGCCGGGACCGATGACGAACGCGTCGGCCCAGTCGGCCACCTCGAGTGTGGGTTCGATCGCGCCGCCGTCGAACTCCTCGTCTCCGTGGTGGTCGACGAGCAGGTCCGGCGAATGGCTCGCGACGATCTCGTAGATCGGTTCGGGGACGAACACTCGGACGTGATCGGAGCCGGTCCGAAGCGCCGCTCGGCCGACGAGCGCCGGCTGGTTCGGATACGCGACGCTCCCGCCGACGATCCCGACGCGGCCGTTCTCGTTCCCGCTCTCCTCCGAGACGTTGGAGAGCGTCTGCTGGAGCCGTGCCATACACACCGTCCCGAGCGGCGTCGGGTAGGCGTTCGGCAGGCGAGTTCCGGTCCGATTCCCACTC
This portion of the Natrinema salinisoli genome encodes:
- a CDS encoding ATP-binding protein; the protein is MIDRSRPVSVVGGRRSIIALGMIFVVLAAVLSLARITAGTPLESVLIDLLLIAGPGVVLIYFAYRLPAFDIHDGFYGAIATWSLSGLGVMLAVLALYSLQPGETIEDPSAVVILTSLASVAGLAAGIHNAAAKTRTRELEQRNRELQDTRSELETIVGQLEEANEQLERSNERLEHYRAYTAQVLDAIHDVFYVVEEDGTIQRWNESLCEVTGYSDADVASMSAADFFDPDEYDRIADAIAEGFDTGSVQLEADLRTRDGERIPYEFAATALESPDGEPVLAGIGRDLSERKERERELERRAHQQQVVADLGQLALETDDLDELMHEASRQVATVLDNEYCKVLDLDEVAVELLLRQGVGWRDGLVGEETVSADESDSQAAYTLESDQPIVVADLETETRFSGPALLTSHDVRSGISTIIGPVDDPWGILGTHDTDTARFTDEDVNFVQSVANVLAEAIERQQYQAELEELIADLEESNERLEGFAYAASHDLQEPLRMVSSYLQLIERRYGDELDADGEEFLAFAVDGAERMRDMIDGLLQYSRVETRGNEFEPVSLQRVLEDASKNLEVKIERTDAEITAESLPRVRGDERQLRQVFQNLLANAIEYTGREPPRIRVSAERNGTKWTVSVADDGIGIDPSDQERIFEVFQRLHSREEHSGTGIGLALCERIVERHGGEIWVDSEPGDGSTFSFTLPTADEDSSH
- a CDS encoding class I SAM-dependent methyltransferase, translated to MTDCKTQRRVSERRIEHPTFAALYDRCMPDRFLIGRHREYLADGLSGRVLDVGSGNGAMIPYAADLGADGLEYHAIEPDPHMRRRAASTAERSDLRVHLRGDRAESLPYVDDAFDTVLSGLVFCTIDDPDAALEEVARVVKPGGELRFLEHVRADGWRARAQDRLDPLWERAAGGCQLNRETVERFVGHDAFDALEIERIEFGVFPATPIVRGRLRRRTEGASLGQRAAALFGTG
- a CDS encoding NAD(P)H-hydrate dehydratase, producing the protein MARLQQTLSNVSEESGNENGRVGIVGGSVAYPNQPALVGRAALRTGSDHVRVFVPEPIYEIVASHSPDLLVDHHGDEEFDGGAIEPTLEVADWADAFVIGPGLVDADPDAVREAVDRIEIPVVIDALAIEPGLEADLSNAILTPSGSEDDPIYEAYGSLETFSEETGGVITLTGDVDEIVAAGERIENETGTSALTVAGTGDTMAGIVASLLGQGMDRREAAELGAWILGKTGELATAEYGPGVVATDVIERIPNTIR